In Treponema vincentii, a single window of DNA contains:
- a CDS encoding ribonucleotide-diphosphate reductase subunit beta, with protein MIDNETVLSRKKLFNETGDIEVHLRKMIGGNTTNLNDFNNMKYTWASEWYRQAMNNFWIPEEINMNTDVQDYRKLSPAEKTAYDKILSFLIFLDSIQTANLPNVGQYITANEVNLCLTIQAFQEAVHSQSYSYMLDTICSPDERTAILYQWKDDEHLLKRNKFIGDLYNEFQDDKSALALLKVAVANYILEGVYFYSGFMFFYNLGRNNKMPGSVQEIRYINRDENTHLWLFRSIIHELQKEEPQLFTPENNELFRSMIREGCEQEIAWGHYVIGDDIPGLTRGMVTDYIQYLGNLRCENLGFEPLYEGHREEPASMSWVSQYSNANLIKTDFFEAKSTAYAKSSALKDDL; from the coding sequence ATGATAGATAACGAAACCGTGCTTTCTCGTAAAAAGCTCTTTAACGAAACGGGCGACATCGAAGTCCATCTGCGGAAGATGATAGGCGGGAACACCACCAACCTCAACGACTTTAACAACATGAAGTATACATGGGCAAGCGAATGGTATCGGCAGGCGATGAATAATTTCTGGATACCGGAAGAAATCAATATGAATACTGATGTGCAGGATTACCGCAAACTCAGCCCCGCGGAAAAAACCGCGTATGATAAAATCCTTTCCTTCCTCATTTTTTTGGATAGCATTCAGACGGCGAACCTACCGAATGTCGGACAGTATATTACCGCAAACGAAGTAAACCTCTGCCTTACCATTCAGGCGTTTCAGGAGGCAGTACACTCGCAGAGCTACAGCTACATGTTGGACACCATCTGCTCCCCCGACGAGCGGACTGCCATCCTTTATCAGTGGAAGGATGATGAGCACCTCTTAAAACGGAACAAGTTTATCGGCGACCTATATAATGAGTTTCAGGATGATAAAAGCGCGCTTGCCTTGCTCAAGGTTGCCGTCGCCAATTATATTCTGGAAGGGGTATATTTTTATTCCGGCTTTATGTTTTTTTATAACCTCGGTCGGAATAACAAGATGCCCGGCTCCGTGCAGGAAATCCGCTACATCAACCGCGACGAAAACACGCATTTGTGGCTATTCCGCTCGATCATCCATGAGCTGCAAAAGGAAGAGCCACAGCTGTTCACGCCGGAAAACAACGAGCTGTTCCGCAGCATGATCCGCGAAGGCTGTGAACAGGAAATTGCATGGGGGCATTACGTTATCGGCGACGACATTCCCGGACTGACCCGCGGCATGGTTACCGACTACATTCAGTACCTCGGCAACCTTCGCTGCGAAAACCTCGGCTTTGAACCATTGTACGAAGGCCACCGTGAAGAACCTGCCTCCATGAGTTGGGTAAGCCAATACAGCAACGCAAACCTCATCAAGACGGATTTCTTTGAAGCAAAGTCTACGGCTTATGCAAAATCTTCCGCGCTAAAGGATGACCTATAG
- a CDS encoding metallophosphoesterase, with the protein MKILCISDQIDPLIYSVNIKERYQDVDLVISAGDLPMEYLEFIVSSLNKPLFFVFGNHNLTALPYYHKNLGSSASLQTIAAIRSEGYGSTYLGFTTRRENGILFAGVSGSIRYNSDVGQYTEHQMKMQLLAMVPRLIYNKLRYGRYVDVFVAHAAPFGIHDRPDPCHVGFKCFLWFIKKFKPRYFLHGHIHLYDLQAPRVTVYENTTVINVFSNYLLEFDTTQSAT; encoded by the coding sequence ATGAAGATCCTCTGCATTTCCGATCAAATCGATCCGCTCATTTACAGTGTCAATATCAAAGAGCGGTACCAAGATGTCGATCTTGTGATTTCGGCAGGGGATTTACCAATGGAGTATTTGGAATTTATCGTTTCATCGTTGAATAAACCGCTTTTCTTTGTGTTTGGGAATCATAATCTCACTGCATTGCCGTACTATCATAAAAACCTTGGATCGAGCGCTTCCTTACAAACTATTGCCGCAATCCGCTCTGAAGGGTACGGGTCAACGTATCTTGGCTTTACCACACGCCGAGAGAACGGCATACTTTTTGCCGGGGTTTCGGGAAGTATCCGGTATAATAGCGACGTCGGGCAATACACTGAACATCAAATGAAGATGCAGCTACTCGCAATGGTACCGCGCCTCATTTACAACAAGCTGCGCTATGGTCGATATGTAGATGTTTTTGTCGCTCATGCAGCACCCTTCGGTATCCACGACCGCCCCGACCCGTGCCATGTGGGATTTAAATGCTTTTTATGGTTCATAAAAAAGTTTAAGCCGCGCTATTTTTTACACGGACACATTCATCTTTATGATCTTCAAGCCCCGCGAGTAACCGTCTACGAAAACACAACAGTCATCAATGTGTTTAGCAACTATCTGTTGGAATTCGATACTACGCAATCTGCCACTTGA
- a CDS encoding type II toxin-antitoxin system RelB/DinJ family antitoxin, translating to MAQTNINIRMDENLKKQFEAFCSDIGMTMTTAFCVFAKAAVRKQKIPFEISTDPFYSASNIGYLEKKMADYKAGKLQLAEHELVED from the coding sequence ATGGCACAGACAAACATAAATATCCGTATGGACGAGAACCTAAAAAAACAGTTTGAAGCTTTCTGTTCCGATATTGGCATGACCATGACAACAGCATTTTGCGTATTTGCAAAAGCGGCAGTTCGGAAACAAAAAATACCGTTTGAAATATCAACGGATCCGTTTTATTCTGCAAGTAATATTGGTTACCTTGAAAAGAAAATGGCAGATTATAAGGCAGGCAAACTTCAGCTAGCAGAGCATGAATTGGTAGAGGATTAA
- a CDS encoding MATE family efflux transporter, with the protein MQLKRFSLGPVHFYRQALGFAIPVMIQTFVQSLVSLIDNFMVGGLGDIKMSAVNITNQFTFLFLTTIGTFAETGGMFMSQFNGAKDAGGMQQTYRFKQIMMLACAALFTVFSFFFSGHILGFLVHGNQQAPEIVAEGQRYLHIILLTFIPIAFSTAITSSLRDIGNVKIIMYSAIISTLINTCGNYILIYGHFGAPRLEVKGAAYATLIARCAEVALLLIYVHVKKPAFYVRILSLWKVRWKLFMQMVKKLGLVFASDISWVGTETIVAALYNSRGGAEVVAGMAAGWTIANIFFLIFPVIFTCVRIIVGSSLGQNKLDEARKQARWFLSGFFIFGIFVGICEALTVFLIPVVFIRLSPASHIITRNLIWIIALYMPLWSYLNTQLAISRAGGDAQLGAWVDISVNSMVFLPVMLIFTYCTALSPVAMFGLAKLSDFLKLLIARHQLKKERWVKNLTVA; encoded by the coding sequence ATGCAATTAAAAAGATTTTCGCTGGGGCCGGTTCACTTTTATCGGCAGGCGCTTGGATTTGCCATACCGGTTATGATTCAAACCTTTGTGCAAAGCCTCGTTTCGCTGATCGATAACTTTATGGTGGGCGGATTGGGCGACATAAAGATGAGCGCGGTCAATATCACCAATCAATTCACCTTCCTCTTCTTGACAACGATCGGGACGTTTGCCGAAACCGGCGGTATGTTTATGTCCCAATTTAACGGCGCAAAAGATGCAGGCGGAATGCAGCAAACGTACCGGTTTAAGCAGATTATGATGCTTGCCTGTGCCGCGCTGTTTACGGTTTTCTCATTCTTTTTTTCAGGACATATCCTCGGCTTTTTAGTTCATGGGAATCAGCAGGCGCCGGAAATCGTTGCAGAGGGGCAACGGTATCTGCATATTATCCTACTTACCTTTATCCCTATTGCCTTTTCTACCGCGATTACCTCTTCCCTGCGTGACATCGGCAATGTAAAGATCATTATGTACAGCGCGATTATCTCTACTTTGATAAACACCTGCGGAAACTACATTTTGATTTACGGCCATTTCGGAGCGCCGCGGCTGGAGGTAAAGGGCGCTGCGTATGCGACGCTGATAGCCCGCTGTGCCGAAGTTGCTCTCTTGCTTATCTACGTGCATGTCAAAAAGCCTGCATTTTATGTACGGATATTGTCGCTTTGGAAAGTCCGATGGAAATTGTTCATGCAGATGGTTAAGAAGCTCGGTTTGGTGTTTGCCTCCGATATTTCGTGGGTGGGAACCGAAACGATTGTCGCGGCACTGTACAACAGCCGCGGTGGGGCGGAGGTCGTCGCAGGCATGGCTGCCGGTTGGACGATTGCAAATATATTCTTTTTAATTTTTCCGGTGATTTTTACCTGCGTACGTATAATCGTCGGCAGTTCGCTCGGACAAAATAAATTGGACGAAGCCCGCAAACAGGCGCGATGGTTCCTTTCGGGGTTTTTTATCTTCGGTATCTTCGTCGGCATCTGCGAGGCTCTCACGGTTTTTCTTATTCCCGTTGTGTTTATCCGGCTTTCGCCTGCCTCGCATATCATCACGCGGAATCTTATATGGATTATCGCGCTTTATATGCCGCTGTGGTCGTACCTTAATACGCAGCTTGCAATTTCCCGCGCGGGTGGTGATGCTCAACTTGGCGCATGGGTCGATATCAGCGTCAACTCAATGGTATTTTTGCCGGTAATGCTTATTTTCACCTATTGTACCGCGCTTTCGCCCGTTGCGATGTTCGGACTTGCAAAGCTCAGTGATTTTCTTAAACTGCTCATCGCCAGACATCAACTGAAAAAAGAGCGGTGGGTAAAGAATTTGACTGTTGCGTAA
- a CDS encoding AAA family ATPase, with product MLKSFTVANFKAFEQAVTLDFSAIGHYEFQPEAIKNNIVKTAIMYGKNASGKSSLAIGLFDIVSNLTDKYANKSEYKNYQNIFNTDQAVEFKYIFSFQNKEIIYRYKKFNIDALIAETLIIDGRVVIAYDKSRSTDEFIISLVGTETLNKDLSNLQISALKWVKNNSSLPDTIENRIFYDLFNFVDKMLLFWSLNTRSFIGYSSRVGEEITASIIQTHHFEDLQKFFRTAGFTEELTHSNDTGSEVLYIKHGEKRLTFLDVCSTGMNSLLLVYYWLKDVQNPEKCPSFICIDEFDAFYHFELARFVVQKLKEVNCQVLLTTHNTTLFTNDLLRPDCFYICSKERIVNAHNATQKELRLGHNLEKLYRGGAFGK from the coding sequence ATGCTCAAATCATTTACCGTAGCAAATTTTAAAGCATTTGAACAAGCCGTAACGCTTGATTTTTCGGCAATCGGTCATTACGAGTTTCAGCCTGAGGCTATAAAAAATAATATTGTGAAGACCGCTATTATGTACGGTAAAAATGCGAGCGGAAAATCATCGCTTGCGATAGGTTTATTTGATATTGTAAGTAATTTAACTGATAAGTATGCAAATAAAAGTGAATACAAGAATTATCAAAATATATTCAACACTGATCAAGCCGTCGAATTCAAGTATATATTTAGCTTTCAAAATAAAGAGATTATATATCGATATAAGAAATTTAACATTGATGCACTTATTGCAGAAACACTGATTATTGATGGTAGAGTAGTAATTGCGTACGATAAATCGCGTTCAACGGATGAATTTATTATTTCTCTTGTCGGTACGGAAACTCTCAATAAAGACTTATCGAATCTGCAAATCTCTGCTTTAAAATGGGTTAAAAATAATAGCTCTCTTCCAGATACTATTGAAAACCGTATCTTTTATGATCTTTTTAACTTTGTAGATAAGATGCTCTTATTTTGGTCGCTAAATACCCGCTCCTTTATCGGTTACTCATCGAGAGTTGGAGAAGAGATTACTGCCAGTATTATACAAACTCATCATTTTGAAGATCTTCAGAAGTTTTTCCGTACAGCGGGTTTTACCGAAGAACTCACCCACAGTAACGATACCGGATCGGAAGTATTATATATTAAACACGGAGAAAAAAGGCTCACTTTTCTTGATGTTTGTTCTACCGGTATGAATTCGTTATTGCTTGTGTATTATTGGCTGAAAGATGTGCAGAATCCTGAAAAGTGTCCTTCATTTATCTGTATTGATGAATTTGATGCGTTTTACCATTTTGAGCTTGCACGATTTGTCGTGCAAAAGCTGAAAGAAGTTAACTGTCAAGTGCTCCTTACTACACACAATACCACACTTTTTACGAATGATCTACTGCGTCCGGATTGCTTTTATATTTGCTCAAAGGAAAGAATTGTAAATGCTCACAACGCCACCCAAAAGGAATTGCGGCTTGGACATAATCTCGAAAAACTCTATCGTGGTGGCGCATTCGGGAAATGA
- a CDS encoding GNAT family N-acetyltransferase has product MNKNDYIIRLERKEEYRDVENLVRESFWNVYRPGCQEHYILKQLRDDPAFVHELDFVMEKDGKLIGQNIFVRALIKTDDGRDLPIMTMGPICIAPELKRQGYGKILLDYSLDKATALGCGAVCFEGNIDFYGKSGFTYASAYGIRYHGLPEGADASFFLCKELIPGYLTGITGEYTTPKGYAVCDEHPNDFAVYEAGFPYKEKLKLPRQIFG; this is encoded by the coding sequence ATGAATAAAAACGACTATATCATCCGTTTGGAAAGAAAAGAAGAATACCGTGATGTTGAAAACCTTGTACGGGAAAGTTTTTGGAATGTGTACCGTCCGGGGTGTCAGGAACATTATATTCTCAAGCAGCTGCGGGATGATCCGGCATTTGTTCACGAGCTTGATTTTGTAATGGAAAAAGACGGGAAGCTGATCGGGCAGAATATCTTTGTCAGGGCTCTGATTAAAACTGATGACGGACGCGATCTTCCGATTATGACGATGGGACCGATTTGTATTGCGCCCGAACTAAAGCGACAGGGTTACGGAAAAATATTGCTGGATTATTCCCTTGATAAAGCAACGGCGCTCGGCTGCGGTGCAGTGTGCTTTGAAGGCAATATCGATTTTTACGGCAAGAGCGGATTTACCTACGCGAGTGCATACGGCATCAGATATCATGGATTGCCGGAGGGTGCAGATGCTTCATTCTTTCTCTGTAAGGAATTAATTCCCGGCTATCTGACCGGTATTACCGGAGAATATACTACGCCGAAGGGCTATGCTGTCTGCGATGAACATCCGAATGACTTCGCTGTATATGAAGCGGGTTTTCCGTATAAAGAGAAATTAAAGCTGCCCAGACAGATTTTTGGGTGA
- a CDS encoding Txe/YoeB family addiction module toxin: MPDKIIQWDIDAWNDYVYWQTQDRKTLKRINLLIKDISRSPFEGLGKPEPLKGTLTGFWSRRIDEENRLVYVVEEKVIILISCRGHYDN; this comes from the coding sequence ATGCCGGACAAGATAATACAGTGGGACATTGACGCTTGGAACGATTATGTTTACTGGCAGACACAAGATAGGAAAACACTTAAACGGATAAATCTTCTTATTAAAGATATCAGTCGTAGTCCGTTCGAGGGGCTAGGTAAACCGGAACCGTTAAAAGGTACCTTAACAGGATTCTGGAGCCGTAGGATTGATGAAGAAAATCGACTTGTGTATGTCGTAGAGGAAAAGGTTATTATACTGATTTCCTGCCGCGGACATTACGATAATTAA
- a CDS encoding tetratricopeptide repeat protein, translating into MKYICRVSARKLISIVIYLIIATQGFTEDAITQGKKLLLNNQPDKAVPLFYEAMAEEKDNPKINLYLGVCYISLGKYAEAEQQLLAGKSKDTTGSYLYSYNLGNVYFLQSRFTEAEEAYTASLAARRAYPPAVLNRANTYIKLEQYPQALEDYKFYLNLDPATSQRQAIQRMVSLLESEQREAEMIRMQEEARRLAEEAERKAAEDRYKKLQDEINANLQSVDNASSLSVGSDETLDYSEDYNLE; encoded by the coding sequence ATGAAGTATATTTGCCGCGTATCGGCTCGAAAATTAATTTCGATTGTTATCTATCTAATAATAGCCACACAGGGTTTTACAGAAGACGCTATAACACAAGGAAAGAAATTACTGCTGAATAACCAGCCGGATAAGGCAGTGCCACTTTTCTATGAGGCTATGGCGGAAGAAAAGGACAACCCTAAAATCAACTTGTATTTAGGTGTATGCTATATTAGCCTCGGTAAATATGCAGAAGCCGAACAGCAATTGCTGGCTGGCAAAAGCAAAGATACCACAGGTTCATATCTCTACTCATATAATTTAGGGAATGTCTATTTTTTGCAAAGTCGTTTTACAGAGGCGGAGGAGGCTTATACTGCGTCGTTGGCAGCACGCCGTGCCTATCCACCGGCGGTGTTGAATAGAGCGAATACCTATATTAAATTGGAACAATATCCGCAAGCATTGGAAGATTATAAATTTTATTTAAACCTTGATCCTGCTACTTCCCAAAGACAGGCAATTCAGCGTATGGTATCGCTTTTGGAATCGGAACAGCGTGAGGCGGAAATGATTCGGATGCAGGAAGAAGCACGGAGGTTGGCGGAAGAAGCCGAACGGAAGGCCGCAGAAGATCGATATAAAAAGTTACAAGATGAAATAAATGCTAATTTACAATCAGTGGATAATGCTTCTTCTCTTTCTGTCGGATCGGATGAAACACTTGACTATTCGGAGGACTATAATCTTGAATGA
- a CDS encoding ABC transporter ATP-binding protein, with translation MEQDQENDYNQKFNGGVWKRIVKEFAFFKLLFISGFIFSGLEGICAIAQPKITNYVIDVFVKERNLQNFIPVVVLTSVFIVFAVLVTFFYIMTIGTVEVKMCNRLRIRCFNHLQSLSLSFYDANSVGSLMSRITSDINKLSELVAWGVSDLLWGFFMLFALIFTMFHDNIKLALIVLTTFPLIIALSIYLRAKILKAQRRVRVVNAQLAAAYNEDIQGAKTTKTLVREELNAKEFFAKTEKMKAASIRGILLSSILMPAVQIIGSLGTGLVVFYGGSAVISQAISLGLLVAFLSYVTQFNAPLAGASALFAELISAQAAAERIFALLEEKPDIQDTEAVIKKYGAALNPPEVQRPAIKGTVRFEHVSFWYKESEPVLIDFNLTVQAGETLALVGSTGAGKSTIVNLFCRFYEPKQGSILIDGIDYTEMPETWIHENLGYVLQSPHLFSGTIEENIRYGKLDATEEEIIAAAKLVDAHEFISAMPNGYQTQVGEGGGLLSMGQKQLISFAHTLVRNPRLFVLDEATSSVDTETEQKIQNAIAAVLENRTSFVVAHRLSTIRNADKIIVIEKGRMIEAGTHEELLQKKGHYYQLYSMQFLQEKEGIMQGKRA, from the coding sequence ATGGAACAAGATCAAGAAAACGATTACAACCAAAAGTTTAACGGCGGGGTTTGGAAGCGGATTGTAAAGGAGTTTGCGTTCTTTAAATTGCTCTTTATTTCAGGCTTCATTTTTTCGGGGCTTGAAGGAATCTGCGCAATTGCACAACCTAAAATCACCAACTATGTTATCGACGTTTTTGTAAAAGAGCGGAATTTACAGAATTTTATTCCGGTCGTTGTGCTGACCAGTGTCTTCATAGTATTCGCAGTTCTCGTTACGTTTTTCTATATTATGACAATCGGCACGGTAGAAGTAAAGATGTGCAATCGCTTACGGATCCGCTGCTTTAATCACTTACAAAGTCTTTCTCTTTCATTTTACGATGCCAATTCGGTCGGATCTCTTATGTCACGCATCACCTCGGATATCAATAAATTATCGGAGCTGGTGGCGTGGGGTGTATCCGATTTACTGTGGGGCTTTTTTATGCTGTTTGCGCTCATCTTTACGATGTTCCACGACAATATCAAACTTGCCCTTATTGTATTAACGACATTCCCGCTGATTATTGCATTGAGCATTTATCTGCGTGCAAAGATATTAAAAGCGCAGCGGAGAGTACGGGTAGTAAATGCACAGCTGGCGGCAGCATATAACGAAGATATTCAAGGCGCAAAGACGACCAAGACGCTCGTGCGAGAGGAGTTGAACGCAAAAGAGTTTTTCGCCAAAACGGAGAAGATGAAGGCTGCTTCGATACGTGGAATTTTGCTTTCTTCTATTTTGATGCCTGCGGTACAGATTATCGGATCGCTGGGTACGGGACTGGTTGTCTTTTACGGCGGAAGCGCCGTTATCTCGCAGGCGATTAGTTTGGGACTGCTTGTTGCGTTTCTTTCGTATGTTACTCAGTTCAACGCCCCGCTTGCAGGAGCATCCGCGCTATTTGCGGAACTGATATCGGCACAAGCAGCGGCGGAACGGATTTTTGCACTGCTGGAAGAGAAGCCTGATATTCAGGATACGGAAGCGGTTATCAAAAAATACGGCGCCGCGCTTAATCCGCCGGAAGTGCAGCGTCCTGCTATAAAAGGAACCGTACGGTTTGAGCACGTATCATTTTGGTATAAAGAAAGCGAACCTGTTTTAATCGATTTTAATTTGACGGTGCAGGCCGGTGAAACGCTTGCGCTCGTCGGGTCTACCGGAGCGGGAAAGTCTACCATCGTGAATTTATTTTGCCGATTTTATGAGCCGAAGCAGGGAAGTATTTTAATTGATGGAATCGACTACACTGAAATGCCGGAAACATGGATACACGAAAACCTCGGCTATGTACTGCAATCACCTCATTTGTTTTCGGGCACAATCGAAGAGAACATCCGCTACGGCAAGCTTGATGCAACGGAAGAAGAAATTATCGCGGCGGCAAAGCTCGTGGACGCTCACGAATTTATTTCCGCGATGCCGAACGGTTACCAAACGCAGGTAGGTGAAGGCGGTGGCTTACTTTCGATGGGGCAAAAACAGCTGATCTCGTTTGCACATACCCTTGTGCGGAATCCGCGCCTGTTTGTGTTGGACGAAGCAACCTCATCGGTTGATACGGAAACGGAACAAAAAATTCAAAATGCTATTGCCGCCGTGCTGGAAAACAGAACTTCGTTCGTAGTGGCGCACCGCCTTTCCACTATCCGCAATGCCGATAAAATCATTGTTATCGAAAAAGGCAGGATGATAGAAGCAGGCACGCACGAAGAACTGCTGCAGAAAAAAGGACACTACTATCAGCTTTATTCGATGCAATTCCTGCAGGAAAAAGAAGGCATCATGCAGGGCAAAAGAGCGTGA
- a CDS encoding tetratricopeptide repeat protein, producing the protein MSLYLISFIGILAFSILLLAFLLIRSILSPKKTAIIEKYINAGKYATAIKRAKAIIAKNPRDTKAHYLLGKAYLADGRAELALMEFKTISKAVFDSKAQEKEFRNLTAQLYERFQQHTEALAEYALLIKLDPQNAEYHYAIGQLFEQLNKTEQAIFHYRQVINLNSKHAAAHAALGLLLFRNKMMNEAKQEIAIALKLEPDNTTALYYQGRLLRESKEYAQALASFEKAARNADLRQKCFTERGLCYLDANSLEKAAFEFDRALKLTTAKNSNPDTLRLRYAAAACYEKMRDLDRAIEQWEAIHTVMPSYKDVTEKLNQYRDLRSNDLMKEYLTVSAEAFLKLCKAVTEQAFALLVQSQKEIKQGCAIIALEDNSEKWMNVRKQPKLFIYSRDSDIIGDSFLRSLHEQMKAQGLVRVVVITSSGFSRAALSFAENRPFELIDKDKLESILKTIKGI; encoded by the coding sequence ATGTCTTTGTACCTTATTAGTTTCATTGGTATCCTTGCTTTCTCTATTTTATTATTAGCTTTTTTACTAATACGCTCGATTCTTTCACCGAAAAAAACAGCTATAATAGAAAAATATATCAATGCCGGCAAGTATGCAACAGCAATTAAACGGGCGAAAGCTATTATAGCAAAAAACCCGCGTGATACAAAAGCCCACTATCTCCTTGGAAAAGCTTATTTAGCTGATGGTCGTGCCGAACTCGCTTTGATGGAGTTCAAAACCATCAGTAAGGCCGTATTTGACTCGAAAGCCCAAGAAAAAGAATTCCGAAATTTAACGGCGCAACTATATGAGCGGTTCCAACAACATACGGAAGCACTCGCAGAATATGCATTACTGATAAAACTCGACCCCCAAAATGCGGAATATCATTATGCTATCGGGCAACTTTTTGAGCAGCTCAATAAGACGGAGCAGGCTATTTTTCATTACCGGCAGGTGATTAATCTTAATTCTAAACATGCCGCAGCTCATGCAGCGCTCGGATTGCTTTTGTTCCGCAATAAGATGATGAATGAGGCAAAACAGGAAATCGCTATCGCACTGAAGCTTGAACCGGATAATACGACTGCTCTGTACTATCAAGGACGGCTGCTTCGTGAATCAAAAGAATATGCACAGGCGTTGGCTTCATTTGAAAAAGCTGCTCGCAATGCAGATCTCCGGCAAAAGTGTTTTACCGAGCGCGGTTTGTGCTATCTTGATGCAAATAGTCTTGAAAAGGCCGCCTTTGAGTTCGATCGCGCACTTAAACTCACGACTGCAAAAAATTCGAATCCCGATACGTTACGTCTCCGTTATGCGGCTGCGGCCTGTTACGAAAAAATGAGAGACCTCGACCGCGCTATTGAGCAGTGGGAGGCAATCCATACTGTAATGCCAAGCTATAAGGATGTTACAGAGAAGCTGAACCAGTATCGAGACCTCCGTTCAAACGATCTCATGAAGGAATATCTTACCGTTAGCGCGGAAGCATTCCTCAAACTCTGTAAAGCGGTTACAGAACAAGCATTCGCGCTTTTGGTTCAGTCTCAAAAGGAAATTAAACAAGGCTGTGCCATCATCGCCTTGGAAGATAACTCCGAAAAATGGATGAATGTACGGAAGCAACCCAAACTCTTTATCTATTCGCGGGATAGCGACATCATAGGAGATTCCTTTTTGCGTTCGCTACATGAACAGATGAAAGCGCAGGGATTAGTGCGGGTCGTTGTCATTACCTCAAGCGGTTTCTCACGGGCTGCATTAAGCTTTGCCGAGAATCGTCCATTTGAATTAATAGATAAAGACAAACTGGAGTCAATTTTAAAAACAATAAAAGGCATATAG